A region from the Benincasa hispida cultivar B227 chromosome 10, ASM972705v1, whole genome shotgun sequence genome encodes:
- the LOC120088026 gene encoding BEL1-like homeodomain protein 7, which yields MATYYSSSNNERDTTPILYSRGSLLGSYEETTILPRNMMMHVNSGTYMDSLPSQAQNGCGQITSVGAAGTAQQQQEFLSNLGGSQIAEHDFNTWREDRSEMLGTNSMRGPTNVLHGGQNLQGQGLSLTLSTQIPSAIQIPSIPYRNSDMGLTSFLSPNPTNSGEDGCRNGASRDEQLRNGANLPPNFQELAKGELSQYSMSSIARTMPNSKYLKAAQQLLDEVVNVRKALKRPNNERNQSSHEHETRSAKNGDAGTKNDSSMLTVSGASSNPQETGSNSTCELSHAEKQDLQNKLTKLLYMLDEVDRRYNQYYHQMQIVVSSFDVIAGCGASKPYTALALQTISRHFRCLRDAIAGHVRATRKSLGEHENSGNDKGVGITRLRYVDQQLRQQRALQQLGMIQQHAWRPQRGLPENSVSILRAWLFEHFLHPYPKDSDKIMLARQTGLTRSQVSNWFINARVRLWKPMVEEMYKEEIGSVDMDSISSSENAGKAGKGDNKTFEDDKEEDLQQSASSTATERCSAGDIIDLKSDQVSNLGNSGSNRLASFQNGAHIEARNELVKPDEELRPNVNNSSFFPDAIVHSQGESDRFMAAAAAYHMSELGRFGTVGGVSLTLGLQHCEGGGIPMPTGTHHGFAAMRGDDMYNAAASSLGETVHFECVNSGNPQPRFGPSHLYHDFVV from the exons ATGGCAACTTACTACTCTAGTTCAAATAACGAAAGGGACACTACACCCATCCTCTATTCAAGGGGATCTTTGCTGGGTTCGTATGAAGAAACAACAATTCTTCCACGGAATATGATGATGCATGTAAATTCTGGGACATACATGGATTCATTGCCTTCGCAGGCACAAAATGGTTGTGGCCAGATAACGTCTGTTGGAGCAGCGGGAACTGCCCAACAGCAGCAAGAGTTTTTATCGAATCTTGGTGGTTCGCAAATTGCTGAGCATGATTTCAATACATGGAGAGAGGACCGAAGTGAAATGCTTGGCACGAACTCGATGCGTGGCCCTACCAATGTTCTTCATGGTGGGCAGAATTTGCAGGGTCAGGGGTTATCCCTTACTCTCAGTACACAAATCCCATCTGCAATCCAAATTCCTTCAATCCCCTACAGAAATTCGGATATGGGTTTAACTTCATTCCTGAGTCCTAATCCTACTAATTCAGGTGAGGATGGCTGCAGAAATGGCGCTTCTAGAGACGAACAATTGAGAAATGGAGCTAATTTGCCACCTAATTTTCAAGAATTGGCTAAGGGTGAATTATCTCAATACAGCATGTCTAGTATTGCAAGAACTATGCCCAATTCAAAGTACCTCAAGGCAGCTCAACAACTGCTTGATGAAGTTGTTAATGTCAGGAAAGCTTTGAAGCGACCCAATAACGAGAGAAACCAGAGTTCACATGAGCATGAAACTAGAAGTGCAAAGAATGGTGATGCAGGAACCAAGAATGACAGTTCGATGCTAACTGTAAGCGGAGCATCTTCAAACCCTCAAGAAACAGGGAGCAATTCAACATGTGAGCTCTCACATGCCGAAAAGCAAGATTTGCAGAACAAGTTGACAAAGCTTTTATACATGTTGGATGAG GTTGATAGAAGGTACAATCAATATTATCATCAGATGCAGATTGTGGTGTCATCGTTTGATGTGATAGCCGGATGTGGGGCATCTAAGCCATATACTGCACTTGCACTCCAGACTATATCCCGTCATTTTCGGTGCTTGCGAGATGCAATAGCTGGTCATGTTAGAGCTACCCGTAAAAGCCTAGGAGAGCATGAGAATTCTGGAAATGACAAAGGAGTTGGAATCACTCGTCTCCGGTATGTGGACCAGCAGTTAAGGCAACAGAGAGCTCTTCAGCAACTTGGTATGATACAGCAGCATGCTTGGAGGCCTCAAAGGGGGCTGCCTGAGAACTCTGTTTCAATTCTCCGTGCTTGGCTGTTCGAGCATTTCCTTCATCC GTATCCAAAGGATTCCGATAAGATCATGCTGGCAAGGCAGACAGGCTTGACTAGAAGTCAG GTCTCTAATTGGTTTATCAATGCGCGTGTACGTCTTTGGAAACCTATGGTAGAGGAGATGTACAAGGAAGAAATAGGGAGTGTCGATATGGACTCTATATCATCATCTGAAAATGCTGGCAAGGCAGGAAAAGGAGATAACAAGACCTTTGAGGATGATAAAGAGGAGGATCTGCAACAAAGTGCAAGCTCAACAGCCACCGAAAGATGTAGCGCTGGAGATATTATTGACTTAAAATCTGATCAAGTCTCTAATCTCGGAAATTCAGGTTCCAACAGATTAGCTAGTTTCCAAAATGGTGCTCACATTGAAGCCCGAAACGAGCTGGTAAAGCCAGATGAGGAGTTAAGGCCTAATGTAAATAACTCGAGTTTCTTTCCTGATGCAATTGTCCACTCTCAGGGAGAGAGTGACAGGTTTATGGCTGCCGCTGCTGCCTATCACATGTCTGAATTGGGAAGGTTTGGGACGGTTGGCGGGGTATCGCTTACGCTGGGTTTGCAGCATTGTGAGGGTGGTGGCATACCTATGCCTACAGGGACACATCATGGTTTTGCAGCCATGAGAGGAGATGATATGTACAATGCCGCAGCGTCTTCTCTCGGGGAAACGGTGCATTTTGAATGCGTAAATAGTGGGAATCCGCAACCGAGGTTTGGTCCTTCCCATCTTTATCATGATTTTGTTGTGTAA
- the LOC120088472 gene encoding protein CHROMATIN REMODELING 35 isoform X1: MDATIDFSPNSYATPNGLYYGRRKRLKLSTNGKDFPSPATFSAQKCDTPRQNKMKNSEKIIDYSDPFAINNLIEGLDCGQFGSVTKEIESLVSHKMQVLSPYIAKYPTLSSMLFDLGRNKESTEAMNNQASQLVHDLIDLEDDSVTDVCSNNVEKSRLPIVIIDSDEEDSKDQRVIHPFQEVLLPRPLGQSLFKDIAVVDHRAPWDHRAYGEEATPISERETISKKDKGVYVGVEEDGDEVSEQANIEDDGLGDIWNDMQMALECAKDLDATVDSSPNQQTADAVDCDHSFLLKDDLGYVCRICGVIDRGIETIFEFQYNKGKRSTRTYVSESRNKDSGNIVGVQISEDDLTVTEISAHPRHMKQMKPHQIEGFNFLISNLVSDNPGGCILAHAPGSGKTFMIISFMQSFLAKYPQARPLVVLPKGILATWKKEFQIWQVEDIPLYDFYSVKADNRAQQLTVLNQWVEHKSILFLGYKQFSTIVCDVETSAASTACQNILLQVPTILILDEGHTPRNENTDTLQTLAKVRTPRKVVLSGTLYQNHVKEVFNIVNLVRPKFMRSETSRPIIKRIMSRVDIPGVRKQFKAGVDAAFYDLVEHTLQKDTDFRRKVSVIHDLREMTSKILHYYKGDFLDELPGLVDFTVVLNLTSKQKHEGEKVKKFNRKFKISSAGSAVYLHPKLNVFSVNAAVTDDKIDEVIDKMDVRDGVKTKFFLNMLNLCATTGEKLLVFSQYLLPLKFMERLVVQKKGWSPGRETFMISGETTPEQREWSMERFNTSPDARVFFGSIKACGEGISLVGASRIIILDVHLNPSVTRQAIGRAFRPGQTKKVFAYRLVAADSPEEGDHSTCFKKELIAKMWFEWNEYCGYHDFEVETVDVKQCGDNFLETPLLGQDVKVLYRR, translated from the exons ATGGATgcgaccattgatttctctcCCAATAGCTACGCTACTCCCAATG GACTGTATTATGGGAGACGTAAGAGACTAAAATTATCTACCAATGGAAAAGATTTTCCTAGCCCTGCCACCTTCTCTGCCCAAAAATGTGACACACCGAGACAAAACAAAATGAAGAACTCGGAAAAAATAATTGATTACTCAGATCCATTTGCCATTAATAATTTGATCGAGGGTCTGGATTGTGGTCAGTTTGGAAGTGTCACTAAAGAGATAGAATCCCTTGTTTCCCATAAGATGCAAGTTTTAAGTCCTTACATTGCCAAGTATCCTACGCTGTCAAGTATGTTATTTGATCTGGGGAGAAATAAAGAGAGTACAGAAGCAATGAACAATCAAGCTTCCCAGTTGGTTCATGATCTCATTGATTTGGAGGATGATTCTGTCACTGATGTTTGTTCCAACAATGTTGAGAAATCACGATTGCCTATCGTAATAATTGATTCTGATGAGGAAGACAGCAAAGATCAGAGAGTTATACATCCTTTTCAAGAGGTTCTGCTGCCTAGACCACTGGGACAAAGTTTGTTCAAGGACATAGCGGTAGTG GATCACCGAGCTCCCTGGGATCACCGAGCTTATGGGGAGGAAGCAACTCCTATTAGTGAACGTGAAACTATAAGTAAGAAAGACAAAGGTGTTTATGTTGGTGTAGAAGAGGATGGGGATGAGGTCAGCGAACAGGCTAACATTGAAGACGATGGCCTTGGAGATATTTGGAACGATATGCAAATGGCATTAGAATGTGCCAAG GACTTGGATGCCACTGTAGATTCATCACCTAACCAGCAAACTGCAGATGCTGTGGACTGTGATCATTCTTTTCTCTTGAAGGATGATCTTGGTTATGTCTGTCGCATTTGTGGGGTTATTGACAGAGGAATTGAGACCATTTTTGAGTTTCAGTACAACAAG gGTAAGAGGAGCACAAGAACATACGTTTCTGAATCTCGCAACAAAGATTCAGGCAATATTGTTGGAGTTCAAATTTCAGAAGACGATTTGACTGTAACTGAAATTTCTGCACACCCTAGGCATATGAAACAAATGAAACCTCATCAAATTGAGGGTTTCAATTTCCTTATAAGCAACTTGGTAAGTGATAATCCAGGAGGCTGCATTTTGGCCCACGCTCCCGGATCTGGGAAAACATTTATGATAATCAGTTTCATGCAGAGTTTTTTAGCTAAGTATCCACAGGCTAGACCATTGGTTGTGCTTCCCAAAGGAATCTTGGCCACATGGAAAAAGGAGTTTCAAATTTGGCAAGTGGAAGATATTCCACTCTATGATTTCTATTCCGTTAAAGCAGATAATAGGGCTCAACAGCTGACAGTACTGAATCAGTGGGTCGAGCACAAAAGTATTCTGTTCTTAGGATACAAACAATTTTCCACAATCGTCTGTGACGTTGAGACCAGTGCTGCATCAACTGCATGTCAAAATATATTGCTCCAGGTTCCTACCATTCTTATCCTAGATGAGGGGCATACACCAAGAAATGAGAACACTGATACTTTGCAAACTCTTGCCAAAGTCAGAACTCCACGAAAAGTGGTTCTTTCAGGAACCCTATATCAAAATCATGTTAAAGAGGTATTCAATATAGTGAATCTTGTTAGACCGAAGTTCATGAGATCAGAAACTTCTCGACCTATTATCAAACGCATCATGTCGAGAGTAGATATACCTGGTGTAAGGAAGCAGTTCAAAGCAGGTGTGGATGCTGCCTTTTATGATCTGGTGGAACATACGCTTCAGAAAGATACAGATTTTAGGAGGAAAGTGAGTGTCATCCATGATTTACGTGAGATGACAAGCAAGATTCTGCATTATTATAAAGGAGATTTTCTTGATGAGCTCCCTGGACTGGTTGACTTCACTGTGGTGCTAAATCTCACTTCTAAGCAGAAGCATGAAGgtgaaaaagtaaaaaagttTAACAGGAAGTTCAAAATAAGCTCTGCTGGTAGTGCTGTTTATTTGCATCCAAAGTTGAATGTTTTCTCTGTTAATGCTGCTGTAACGGATGATAAAATAGATGAGGTCATTGATAAAATGGATGTTAGAGATGGAGTGAAGACAAAATTCTTTCTTAATATGCTGAATTTGTGCGCTACTACTGGGGAGAAGCTGCTGGTTTTCAGCCAATACCTTCTTCCTTTGAAATTCATGGAGAGATTGGTTGTTCAGAAGAAGGGTTGGAGTCCAGGAAGAGAAACCTTTATGATATCTGGTGAAACAACTCCTGAGCAACGGGAATGGTCGATGGAACGTTTCAACACCTCACCCGATGCCCGAGTCTTCTTTGGCTCCATTAAGGCTTGTGGAGAGGGTATATCTTTGGTAGGGGCATCACGTATCATCATCTTGGATGTTCATCTCAATCCATCAGTGACTCGCCAGGCAATTGGCCGTGCATTCCGTCCTGGTCAAACAAAGAAAGTCTTTGCATATAGATTGGTGGCTGCTGATTCACCTGAAGAGGGAGATCACAGTACTTGTTTCAAGAAGGAACTGATTGCAAAGATGTGGTTTGAGTGGAACGAGTATTGCGGCTATCATGACTTTGAAGTGGAGACTGTCGACGTGAAACAGTGTGGAGATAATTTTCTAGAAACCCCACTTCTAGGACAAGATGTCAAAGTTCTGTACAGAAG GTAG
- the LOC120088472 gene encoding protein CHROMATIN REMODELING 35 isoform X2 — protein MDATIDFSPNSYATPNGLYYGRRKRLKLSTNGKDFPSPATFSAQKCDTPRQNKMKNSEKIIDYSDPFAINNLIEGLDCGQFGSVTKEIESLVSHKMQVLSPYIAKYPTLSSMLFDLGRNKESTEAMNNQASQLVHDLIDLEDDSVTDVCSNNVEKSRLPIVIIDSDEEDSKDQRVIHPFQEVLLPRPLGQSLFKDIADHRAPWDHRAYGEEATPISERETISKKDKGVYVGVEEDGDEVSEQANIEDDGLGDIWNDMQMALECAKDLDATVDSSPNQQTADAVDCDHSFLLKDDLGYVCRICGVIDRGIETIFEFQYNKGKRSTRTYVSESRNKDSGNIVGVQISEDDLTVTEISAHPRHMKQMKPHQIEGFNFLISNLVSDNPGGCILAHAPGSGKTFMIISFMQSFLAKYPQARPLVVLPKGILATWKKEFQIWQVEDIPLYDFYSVKADNRAQQLTVLNQWVEHKSILFLGYKQFSTIVCDVETSAASTACQNILLQVPTILILDEGHTPRNENTDTLQTLAKVRTPRKVVLSGTLYQNHVKEVFNIVNLVRPKFMRSETSRPIIKRIMSRVDIPGVRKQFKAGVDAAFYDLVEHTLQKDTDFRRKVSVIHDLREMTSKILHYYKGDFLDELPGLVDFTVVLNLTSKQKHEGEKVKKFNRKFKISSAGSAVYLHPKLNVFSVNAAVTDDKIDEVIDKMDVRDGVKTKFFLNMLNLCATTGEKLLVFSQYLLPLKFMERLVVQKKGWSPGRETFMISGETTPEQREWSMERFNTSPDARVFFGSIKACGEGISLVGASRIIILDVHLNPSVTRQAIGRAFRPGQTKKVFAYRLVAADSPEEGDHSTCFKKELIAKMWFEWNEYCGYHDFEVETVDVKQCGDNFLETPLLGQDVKVLYRR, from the exons ATGGATgcgaccattgatttctctcCCAATAGCTACGCTACTCCCAATG GACTGTATTATGGGAGACGTAAGAGACTAAAATTATCTACCAATGGAAAAGATTTTCCTAGCCCTGCCACCTTCTCTGCCCAAAAATGTGACACACCGAGACAAAACAAAATGAAGAACTCGGAAAAAATAATTGATTACTCAGATCCATTTGCCATTAATAATTTGATCGAGGGTCTGGATTGTGGTCAGTTTGGAAGTGTCACTAAAGAGATAGAATCCCTTGTTTCCCATAAGATGCAAGTTTTAAGTCCTTACATTGCCAAGTATCCTACGCTGTCAAGTATGTTATTTGATCTGGGGAGAAATAAAGAGAGTACAGAAGCAATGAACAATCAAGCTTCCCAGTTGGTTCATGATCTCATTGATTTGGAGGATGATTCTGTCACTGATGTTTGTTCCAACAATGTTGAGAAATCACGATTGCCTATCGTAATAATTGATTCTGATGAGGAAGACAGCAAAGATCAGAGAGTTATACATCCTTTTCAAGAGGTTCTGCTGCCTAGACCACTGGGACAAAGTTTGTTCAAGGACATAGCG GATCACCGAGCTCCCTGGGATCACCGAGCTTATGGGGAGGAAGCAACTCCTATTAGTGAACGTGAAACTATAAGTAAGAAAGACAAAGGTGTTTATGTTGGTGTAGAAGAGGATGGGGATGAGGTCAGCGAACAGGCTAACATTGAAGACGATGGCCTTGGAGATATTTGGAACGATATGCAAATGGCATTAGAATGTGCCAAG GACTTGGATGCCACTGTAGATTCATCACCTAACCAGCAAACTGCAGATGCTGTGGACTGTGATCATTCTTTTCTCTTGAAGGATGATCTTGGTTATGTCTGTCGCATTTGTGGGGTTATTGACAGAGGAATTGAGACCATTTTTGAGTTTCAGTACAACAAG gGTAAGAGGAGCACAAGAACATACGTTTCTGAATCTCGCAACAAAGATTCAGGCAATATTGTTGGAGTTCAAATTTCAGAAGACGATTTGACTGTAACTGAAATTTCTGCACACCCTAGGCATATGAAACAAATGAAACCTCATCAAATTGAGGGTTTCAATTTCCTTATAAGCAACTTGGTAAGTGATAATCCAGGAGGCTGCATTTTGGCCCACGCTCCCGGATCTGGGAAAACATTTATGATAATCAGTTTCATGCAGAGTTTTTTAGCTAAGTATCCACAGGCTAGACCATTGGTTGTGCTTCCCAAAGGAATCTTGGCCACATGGAAAAAGGAGTTTCAAATTTGGCAAGTGGAAGATATTCCACTCTATGATTTCTATTCCGTTAAAGCAGATAATAGGGCTCAACAGCTGACAGTACTGAATCAGTGGGTCGAGCACAAAAGTATTCTGTTCTTAGGATACAAACAATTTTCCACAATCGTCTGTGACGTTGAGACCAGTGCTGCATCAACTGCATGTCAAAATATATTGCTCCAGGTTCCTACCATTCTTATCCTAGATGAGGGGCATACACCAAGAAATGAGAACACTGATACTTTGCAAACTCTTGCCAAAGTCAGAACTCCACGAAAAGTGGTTCTTTCAGGAACCCTATATCAAAATCATGTTAAAGAGGTATTCAATATAGTGAATCTTGTTAGACCGAAGTTCATGAGATCAGAAACTTCTCGACCTATTATCAAACGCATCATGTCGAGAGTAGATATACCTGGTGTAAGGAAGCAGTTCAAAGCAGGTGTGGATGCTGCCTTTTATGATCTGGTGGAACATACGCTTCAGAAAGATACAGATTTTAGGAGGAAAGTGAGTGTCATCCATGATTTACGTGAGATGACAAGCAAGATTCTGCATTATTATAAAGGAGATTTTCTTGATGAGCTCCCTGGACTGGTTGACTTCACTGTGGTGCTAAATCTCACTTCTAAGCAGAAGCATGAAGgtgaaaaagtaaaaaagttTAACAGGAAGTTCAAAATAAGCTCTGCTGGTAGTGCTGTTTATTTGCATCCAAAGTTGAATGTTTTCTCTGTTAATGCTGCTGTAACGGATGATAAAATAGATGAGGTCATTGATAAAATGGATGTTAGAGATGGAGTGAAGACAAAATTCTTTCTTAATATGCTGAATTTGTGCGCTACTACTGGGGAGAAGCTGCTGGTTTTCAGCCAATACCTTCTTCCTTTGAAATTCATGGAGAGATTGGTTGTTCAGAAGAAGGGTTGGAGTCCAGGAAGAGAAACCTTTATGATATCTGGTGAAACAACTCCTGAGCAACGGGAATGGTCGATGGAACGTTTCAACACCTCACCCGATGCCCGAGTCTTCTTTGGCTCCATTAAGGCTTGTGGAGAGGGTATATCTTTGGTAGGGGCATCACGTATCATCATCTTGGATGTTCATCTCAATCCATCAGTGACTCGCCAGGCAATTGGCCGTGCATTCCGTCCTGGTCAAACAAAGAAAGTCTTTGCATATAGATTGGTGGCTGCTGATTCACCTGAAGAGGGAGATCACAGTACTTGTTTCAAGAAGGAACTGATTGCAAAGATGTGGTTTGAGTGGAACGAGTATTGCGGCTATCATGACTTTGAAGTGGAGACTGTCGACGTGAAACAGTGTGGAGATAATTTTCTAGAAACCCCACTTCTAGGACAAGATGTCAAAGTTCTGTACAGAAG GTAG